The Sphaerisporangium siamense genome includes the window GAGTCCGCTTCCGCTCCCTCTTCCTGCTGATCATGGGCACGCTGCTCGTGGTCGCGGCGACCGACGTGCTGCTCGGCGCGGTCGGCGTCCTGCACGAGACCCGGTCCCGCCCGCTCACGCCCGCCGAGCGCGCCCGGTACGCCGAGGCGGACGTCGCGCGGCGCTGGCACACCTGGCCGGCCGACCGGGTGTTCCCCGCCCAGGTCGCCTACGTCGGCCTGGCCCGGGTGCGGCAGTACGCCAAGCGGGTCGGCATCGCCGCGGAGGCCCCGTGCGCCTCGGTCGTGGACGGCTCCGTCGGCGCGGTGCTGCGGCAGCGCGGCTGCCGCACGATGTTGCGGGCCACCTACGTGGACCAGACCGCCGCGTTCGTGGTCACCGTGGGGGTCGCCGTGCTCGCGGACGAGGACACGCGGGTGCGCGCGGCGGGCGAGCTGCCGGTCGACGACCGGGTGGGCGTGCGCCCGGTGGCCTTCCCCGGAACGGTGACCGAGTCGTTCGGCGCCGCGCAGCGCCAGCGCACGGGCTGGGTGGGCGCCGGGCCGTACATCGTCTTCACCACCGCCGGGTACGCCGACGGCCGCACCCGCGAGGCGATCGCCCGCGAAGAGATCACCCACAGCGAGCTGTGGCCGACGGCCCAGTCCATCGCCGGCCACATCGGACGCGGCCTGTCCGCGCCCCCGGAGATCCCCCGCTGCACCCAGGGGAACGTGTGTTGAGCCGCGGGCGGCGCCTGCGCGCGGTGGCGGCGGCGGGCGCGTCGCTGCTGCTCACGGGCATGCCGTTCACGCCCGCCGCGGCGGACGTCTCGCGCGCGCCCGCCGTCCTGGAGGACGTGCGCGACGCGCAGCGCTGGGTGCTGGACGCGCTGAACGCCGAGAAGGCGTGGCAGGTCACGCGGGGCGCCGGCGTCACGGTCGCGGTGGTCGACAGCGCCGTGGACGCCGGCGTGCCCGAGCTGCGGGGCAAGGTCGTGACCGGGCCGGACCTGCGCGACGACGCCTACGACGGCAGGCCGCCGCCGGTCGGCGTGCACGGGACGGCGATGGCCTCGCTGATCGCCGGCTCCGGCCGGGACGGCGGGCTGGCCGGGCTCGCGCCCGAGGCGGCCGTCCTGTCGATCCCGGTGCTCAACGACCGGCCCGAGTACCGCCTGGTCGAGCCGGACAACGGCATCGGACCGCCCGTCGAGACCCCGCTCTCGCGCGCCCTGCGCTACGCGACCGACAACGGCGCGCGGGTGATCAGCATGTCGCTCGGCGGGTACGGCCCGCTGCGCGCCGACCGCCAGGCCGTGGCGTACGCGCTGGAGCGGGGCGTGGTGCTGGTGGCGGCCGTGGGCAACGACGGCGACTCGCGCGCCGCCGAGCGGTACGGCACCTCGTTCTGGAGCTTCCCCGCGGGGTTCGCCGGCGTGATCGGCGTGGCCGCGGTGGACCGTCTCGGCAAGCACGCCGCGTTCAGCAGCGACAACCTGTCGGTGCTGGTGGGGGCGCCGGGGGTGGCGGTTCCCGCGGCGAAGGCCGGCGGCGGGTACATCTCGATCGAGGGCAGCAGCGTGTCGACGGCCCTGGTCGCCGGGGTCGCCGCCCTGATCAAGGCGAAGTACCCCCAGCTCAGGCCCGAGCTGGTGGCCCGGGCCCTGTCCACGACGACGCGGGGCGCGCCCGCCGGCCGCTACGACGAGAAGATCGGCTTCGGTGTCGTGGACGCCGCCGCCGCGCTGGCCAGGGCGGGCGAGCTGACGCGCTACCGGTCCGCCGTCCCGGTGCGGGAGGGGCTGCACTTCGGCAAGGGCGTGACCGTCTCCGAGCCCGAGCGGCCGGGGCCGGACCCGCTGCGCCTGTGGGTCTACGGGGCCGGGATCGTCCTCGGGCTGGCCGGCTTCGGGGCGGGCGTGGTGGTGCTGACCCGGCGCGCCGAACGCCGATGATCACGTCATGGCAGCGGTTCGGGCGCGTTTCGGCTGCTGTTCGGCGGCATTTAGGATGCGGTCTTACCAAGGCCCGACGATCTCGTTCCGATGATCGGTAAAGGTTCGCTAGGGTTCCCGTCTCGTGGGATACGAGTTGCGTGTACAGCGTGAATCGCCGCTCGCCTACGCCGAGCTCGCGGAGCTGACGGCGTCGGCCGACGCCGGCTTGGAACTGCGGGGCGCCGCCGAGGCCGCCGAGATCGTCGCCAGGCACGGCGACGCCGAGCACACCGTCGCCACGTGGGAGGGACGGCTGTACGGCGTGCCGACCTCCGACTGGCACGTCGCCCAGCTCGCCAGGCTCGCCGCGCTGGCCGGCGGTGACCTCACCGGTGAGGACGGCGAGGCGTACCGCATCCGCGACGGCATCGTCGAGCAGGTCAACGGCGAGGCCTCCTACGAGTTCGGCAAGCTCGAAGAGATCCTCGCGGACGGCCCCGCGCCGTGGGCGGCCTGAACCCCGAGGCGAGGGCGGGCACGTGAGCGATCCGACGCCCTTCGCCGAGCGGGTGCTCGACGTGGTCGAGCGCATCCCGCCGGGCAAGGTCATGTCCTACGGCGACATCGCCGAATACCTGGAGGAAGGCGGCCCGCGCCAGGTCGGCCGCGTCATGTCCACCTGGGGCGGGGGCGTCCCGTGGTGGCGGGTCGTCCACGCGGACGGTACCGCGGCGCCGGGCCACGAGGCCGCGTGCCTGGTCCATTGGAAGGAGGAGGGCACGCCGCTGCGGGGAGAACGGGTCCACATGCGCCAGGCGCGATGGCTCGGTGATCATCAGTGAGTTCTCAAGAATGCCTATTACGATTCCAGAGACGCCCTTTGCGGTGAGACTGGAAAGGCGGTGCCTCCCTGATGGCCACCGGTGCCACGCCCGCGCAGGCCGGCGACCTGGTCGCCGATCGGCTGAGGGCCGCCCAGGACCTGTATGACAAGGGAGAGCCGCTCGACGCGCTGATCGCGGCCGTCCACTCCGGTGACCTGTCGCGGACGCAGCGCAGGCGCCTGCACGCCGGGGCGCTGAACGGCCCGCTCGGCCTGCGCCTGGAGATCGCCGCCAAGAGGGACGCCACCCGCCTGCGTCAGGCCATCGACCTGCTGCGCGACTACCTCGCCGATGTCGACGCCCCGGTCAAGCGCGCGCTGCCGGTGGCGCGCCGCCTCGCCTTCCACCTCGTCGAGAACCGCGACCCCGCCATCTTGGCGGAGAGCGGCGAGCTGGCCGTGCTCGCGGCCGCGACCTCCGAGCCGTTCAAGCGGGTGCGCAAGGGCCTGACCTGGTACGCCGTCCTGCCCGTCGAGGCGCCGCGCTCGCTGTTCCGGCTGCGCGGCTCGGACCTCGTGCCGGTCACCGAGGTGTCGGACGTCTCCTGGCACGACGGGAGGCTGCGCGTCACAGGCCACGCCTACCTGGCCGGGCTCTCGGTGCGCAGCCGCCGGTTCAACCGCGCGACCGTCGTGCTGCGCGGCCCGCGCTGGGTGCCGCCGATCTCCGCGCGCACCCGCCGCGTCCGCTGCCCCGCGGCCACCCAGGGAGCGGCCGACCCCGGCTGCAACTACGACTGGGCCGGGTTCGTCGCCGAGATCCGGCCGTGGTCGCTGCGCTGGCGGGCCGGCATCCGCGCGACGCTGCACGCCGTCAAGCGGCTCCTGCGCCGCCGCCCCGCCGTCCCGGAGACCACCACCTGGCGTGCCGACATCCTGATCTGGAGCCGGGCGGCGCGGGCGACCGGCGCGGTGCGCGGCCCCGCCATGGGGCGCACCGAGCGCCCGCCCGGGCTGCGGGTGCGTCCCGGCTGGTGGGTGCGCCCGGCCTGGACGTCCGACCGCGCCCTGCAGATCGTGCTCCAGCCGACCAGGGCCGAGCTGACCGGCGTCGTCCACGACGGCGACCAGATCGAACTGCGGGGTTTCCTGCCCGGCGCGACGGTGACCAAGGGCAGGGCCCGCCTCGGCGGCCACCGCATCGCCGCCGACTTCACCCCGGCCGAGGGCGGCACCTGCTTCTCGGTGGCGCTCGCCGTCCCGGTCCTGATGAAGGAGCGCGACGCCCGCAGGCTGTGGATCGAGCCCAAGGGCGACCCCGCCGCCCCGGTCATGATGGACGACGCCGCCGAGACCCGCGTCGGCCTGGACCGCAGCGAGGTCACCGTCCTGCGCGACCGCCGCGACCGGGTCGTGGTGTCGGCGCACCGCGTCTGGCCGGTGATCACCTCGGCCGTGTGGGGCGAGGACGGCGCGCTGACCCTCGCCGGCACCTACCCCGACACCGATACCGGGCCGCGCGAGCTGGTGCTGCGCCAGCGCGCCGGCCACACCCACCACCTGCGCCTCCAGCGGTCGGGGCCGGACTTCACGGTGCGCGTCGCCCCGGGCGCGATGCCGCGGTTCGGCGCGGCCGTGGCGCTGGCGTCGGGCGCCTGGAGCCTGTCGATCGCGGGTGGCAAGGGCACCACCGCCCCCCTCCGCATGGACCACCGCCTGCTCGACACCCTCGACGAGGACGTCCACATCGTGGACGGCCGTGAGTACCGCCTGATGGCGACCCGTTTCGACGTCCCGGTGCTGGTCGCGGGCGAGCACGTCCCCGACGACGAGAAGGGCGCGGTCGGGCTGTGGTCGATGCGCCGCGTCCACTACCCGGCCGAGCGCCGCCGTGAGCTGCGCGACGCCACCGTGTACGTCTCCTTCGACGGACGGTCGTACTCCGACAACGCGCGGGCGGTGTACGAGGAGCGGCTGCGCCGGGGTGACGACCGCGAGCACATCTGGGTCGTCAAGGACGGCGCCTTCGTGCCGCCGGACTCCGCGGCCCTCGGCCTCGCGCCGGGCATCGTCCCCACGGTGGTCCGCGAGGGCAGCCGCGAGCACTACACCGCGCTGGCCCGCGCGCGGCACGTCATGACCAACACGATGCTGCCGCAGTGGTTCCGCGCCCGCGAGGACCAGGTCGTCGTGCAGACCTGGCACGGCAGCCCGCTCAAGCGCGTGGGCCTGGACCAGCGTCACATGACCCGCGAGCCGAGGCCGCCCGCGTGGTACCGCCAGGCGGCCGAGGTCGCGAACTGGGATCTTCTGGTCACCCAGAGCCCGTGGGCGTCGCGGGTGCTGCGGCGGGCGTTCGGGTACGGCGGCGAGGTCCTGGAGGCGGGCAACCCGCGCAACGACGTGCTCATGGCAGGCGACCGGGCCGAGCTGGCCGCGGCCGTGCGGCGCAGCCTGGGCGTCCCGCCGGGCAGGCGGGTGGTCCTGTACGCCCCCACCTGGCGCGACCATGATCGCAGGAACGCCTCGGTGCGGCTGGACCTGGGCGAGGCCCGGCGGGTGCTGGGCCGCGACCACGTGCTGCTGGTGCGCGGGCATCCGATGCAGGCGTCCCCGTCGGCGCCCGGGCTGGTGGTGCCGGGGCCGTCGTCGGTGATGAGGCCCGGGCCGATGACCCGTGAGTCCACGTTCGCCATCGACGTCACGACTTATCCAGACATGGCGGATCTACTGTTGATCGCCGACGTGCTGATCACCGACTACTCCTCCGTGATCTTCGACTTCGCCGTCACCCGGCGGCCGATCGTCTTCTTCGGCCACGACCTGGAGCGTTACCGCACCACGCGCGGCCTCTACCTCGACCTGCGCACCGAGGGGCCCGGCCCCCTGCTCACCGACGCGGCGGACGTCGTCGAGGCGGTGCGGCTGATCGACGCGCTCGCCGGCGACTACACCGACCGTTACGAAGAGTTCGTGCGCACCTATGCGCCCCGCGATGACGGGAAGGCGACCGCGCGCGTGGTGGACCAGGTCTTCACGCCCGATTCCTGAGGGTTCGCCCGCCGGGTGACACGGTTGTGACCACGGCGCGGCGATGCCGGGACGCCACTCCGTGTGTGCCGTCCGGACACTCAGAGCATCATATTCAGGCTCCGTAACGCTGTATCGGCCCTGCGGAGTGCGAAATTTCGGGCTTCGCGGGGAGTTTCGGCGCGGCGTCGACCGCCGCTCGTCCGTGAGGCCCGCACATCGCTTGACGCGCGGATATTTCACCGATGCGACCAGCGCCGCCCGCATATGGGTGTGAAACATCTATATTCGCCGTCCGATCGCCGGTACCGTGTACGGGACCTGAACAGACCGCCACACTCCGTGTCCGAATGTCTTACATCTCACCGCCCGACTTGACGGCATCCGCAACAAGGCTGTTATGCGGGAGGGTTGACCTTGGCCGAACGTATGGGGATAACTGTCCCGGGGAGTCCCTAAATCCCTACCCTGGGAGCTGTCGATGAGCAGCGTGCCTTCGCCCGCACTGGTCGGACGTGCCTCCGAACTACGCACAGTGATCGATGTGATAACCCGCCCTCCGGCAGTCGTCCTTGTGGAGGGCGAGGCGGGCATCGGGAAGACCCGCCTCGTGCGCGCCGCGCTCGGCCACGTGCCGCCCGGCGACCGAGCGGTTCTCCTCGGATATTGCCACCAGATACGTGAGCCGTTCCCGTACGGGCCGGTCTTCGAGGCGCTGCGCGACATCGCGGGCCGGCTCCCCGCGGCCGGCGCGCTGAACCCCGTGATCGGCGCCCTGGGCGACTACTTACCCGAGCTGGCGGGAGCGCTTCCCCCGGCGCCCCCGCCGCTCAACGACCCGCGGGCCGAGCGGCACCGGGTGTTCCGGGCGATCCGCGCGTTGCTGGCCGCCGTCGCACCCGCCGTGCTCGTCATCGAGGACCTGCACTGGGCCGACGAAGGCACGCGTGACCTGCTGCGATTCCTGATCGACCAGCCACCGGCCGGGTTGTCCCTCGTGGTGACCTACCGCAGGGAGGAGCAGAGCGGGTCCTCGCTCGGCCGCGCCTACCGCCACCACCCCGACACCACCAGCGTGGTCGTCCCCCTGGTGCCGCTCGACGTCACCGACGTGGGCAGCCTCGCCGGGGCGCTCCTGAACCGGTCCGACCTCTCCACGGGGTTCGTCGCCCGGCTGCACGAGCGCACCGCGGGCATTCCTTTCGTGGTCGAGGAAGTGGTACGTTCCCTCGCCGACGCCGAGGAGCCCGAGGCGCTCGACCGCGCCGGCGTGCCCCTGCTGCTCCGCGAGGCCATGGCCGAGCGCATGGCCGGGCTGACCTCGGCGGCGGTGCGGACGGTGCAGGTCGCCGCGGTGCTCCGCGTCCCCGCCGGCGAGCAGTTGATCACCGCGGCCGGCGGCGACTCGGCCGGCCTGGGGGAGGCACTTCGGGCCGGGGTCCTGCACGAGGATCCGGGCGGCCGATACGGCTTCCGCCATGCGCTGGCCCAGCAGGCGGTGTACGATGCGATCCCCGGTCCCGAACGTCGCTCGGCGCATGAGCGCGTGATGGCCGCGCTGGCCGCCATGGACTCCCCACCACTGGTCCAGCTCGCCTTCCACGCTCGGCAGGCCGGCGACATCGAGGCGTGGCTGCGGCACGGGACTGCCGCGGCCCACCGCGCCGCCGCGCTCGGCGACAACGCCATGGCCATCGAGATCATCGAGGACATGCTCGACGATCCCGACCTGCCGCCCGCCGAGCGCGCGCCGCTGGCGCTCAAGCTGAGCCGGTTCGCCAGGACCGGCCTGTCGCACCAGCGGGTCGTGCGCATGCTGCGGCACGTCCTGCGCGACGACTTCCTCTCCCCGGAGGCGCGCGCGGAGGCGCGCCTGGACCTCGGGCTCGTGCTGTCCAACCAGGCGGGCGACACCGCCGGCGGCCGTCCCGAGATCATGACCGCCGTCGAGGAGCTCACCCACCAGCCGTCCCTGGCGGCGCGGGGCCTGGCCTGCCTCGCCCTGCCGGGATGGGGCACCGAGTCGCTGGCCCAGCACGAGCAGTGGATGGCCAGGGCCGAGGCGTTGGTCGCGGACGGCGACAACCCCGAGCTGTCCACGGCCGTCCTGGTCAACCGGGCCTCCTTCCAGGCGGCCATCGGCGCCAAGGACGCCTTCGCCGTCGCCGAGACCCTCCCGGTCGGCGACAGCCGGCTGGCCGTCCGGCGCGAGATCACCCGCGGGTACGCCAACCTGTACGACTCGCTGATCACGCTCGGGCTGTTCACGGAGGCCGAGCGGGCCGCGCGCGAGGGACGGCGGCTGGCCGTGGAGACCGGCGCCGAGTACTGCGCCTACCTCATCGACGTGTCCTCGATCCGCATGGAATGGCTGACCGGCAGGTGGCAGGGGCTGCGCGAGCGCGCCATCGCGATGAGCGACCTGGTCGCCGGCACCCCGCAGATCGCGGTGGACGTCTGGCTGGTCCTCGGCATGCTGGCGCTGGCGACCGGCGAGTGGGACGAGGCCGCGCGGCACTTCCAGGGCGCCGGCCTCGACGCGCCCGACAACGGGTACGTGCCCATCGTCGAGACCGCCGCCGCCGGAATGCTGGAGCTGCACCTGGCCAGGGGCGCGCTGGACGACGCCGTCGCCGAGGTCGAGCGCGCGATCCTCCGGCTGCGCCGCAAGGCCGTGTGGGTCTGGGGCGCGCACCTGATCGCACCGGCCGTCACCGCGCTGGGCTTCGCGGGCCGGCTGGACGAGGCGGCCGACCTGGTGGAGGAGTACGCCGCCGGCATCGCCGGCCGCATGGCCCCCAACGCGCATGCCGCCCTGGACGCCGCCCACGGCGCGCTCGCCTGCGCCGGGCAGCGCCACGACGAGGCCGCCGCCCACTACGCCCGCGCCCGCGAGGCGTACGCGGAGATGCCCCAGCCGTACGCGGCGGCGCACGCCGGCGAGGGGGAGGCCCGGTCGATGCTCGCCCGCGGCGACTCCGGCGCCGGCGCGGCCTTCGCCGACATCGCCGAGCGGTACGGGGAGCTGGGCGCCACGCACGACGCCGCCCGATGTCGCCGCGTGTTGCGGGACATCGGGGTGGAGGTGCAACTGCCGCGCGGGCGCCGGGCCAAGACCAGCGCGCTGTCGCAGCGGGAGACCGAGGTGGCCCGGCTGGTCGCGCTCGGGCGGACGAACAAGGAGATCGCCGACGTGCTGTTCCTGTCCACCCGCACGGTCGAGAGCCACGTCGCGACCGTGCTGCGCAAGCTCGGCGTCCGGTCGCGGACCGAGGTGGCGCCGCCGAGCTGAGGAACCCGGCGGCGAGAGAAGCACATCACGGGAGACATCGGCGCGACACCTCCGGGAACGGCGAAACCCCCGGGGACCGGCGGGCTGTCGGTCCCCGGGGGCGTCCTCGCCGCCCGGGTCAGGCGGTCATGCCTCGGCTCAGACGGTGATCTTCCAACTGTCCAGGAAACCGGTGTCCTGGGAGTAGTTGTCGGTCACCTGCAGTGTCCATGTTCCGGACGCCTGCTGACTGACTGGAACCGAGTAGGTGCGGGTGCCGAAGGAGGTGCAGGACCCGGTACCGACGCTCTTGACGGTGTAGTAGGTCCCGCTCGGGCCGCGCAGGCGGATCGAGAGGTCCTCGGCGCAGGTGTGCGAGATCGTCACGCTCAGCTGGACCGGCGAGACGGCGGTGCCGCTCGCGGTCGAGGTGACCGGACTGTTGATGGTCGAGTAGTCGTTGATGGTGAAGTTGGTGTCGTTGGTGAACGTCCGGCCGCCGGTGGTCCCCACGTTCAGCGTGTAGGTCGCCGTGTGGCTGGGGGCGCCGGTGCCGTTGCCGGTGCCCTTGACGACGATCTGGTAGCTGCCGTTGGGCGTGGACGCCGAGGTGGCGATGGTCAGCGTCGAGGAGCCGCCCGAGGTCACCGAGGTCGGGTTGAAGGTCGCGGTCGCGCCGGACGGCAGCCCGGTGGCGGTGAGGGCGACGGTCTGCGTGGCGCCGGAGGTCGTCTGCGTGGCGACGGTGGTGGTCGCCGAGCCGCCCGCGGTGACGTTCCCGGAGGTCGGGTTGAGCGTCAGGGAGAAGTCCTGGCCGGGGTTGCTGGTGCAGGCCGCCTCACCCGTCTGGGCGGGCACCTGGACGGCGTTCCAGGCGGCCTTGGTGGCGGCGCACTCGGGGCTGCCGGCGCCGTACAGTTCCACGGCCGCGGCCAGCGAGGCGGTGCGGATGTTGACGTACCGCCAGCTGGAGGTCTTCCGCTGCAGCGCGCCCATGTAGATCTTGCCGGCCTTCTGGATGCTGATGCCGGTCAGCGAGGACGGGCCGGTGCAGACCGGGCTGTTCGGCTTGCCGCCGCCGGGGTTGGTGCCCTCGGCGAGCAGGTAGAACCAGTGGTTCAGCGGGCCCGCCGCCGAGTGGACCTCGGTGCTCGGGATCTGCGAGCTGTAGCAGTTCGGGTCGCCGTTGGTCTGCGGGTTGTACATGTACCGGATCGGGCCGGAGCCGACCAGGTTGACCTCCTCGCCGACCTGGTAGTCCGGCGGGTCGTTCGGGTTGTTGGCGTACGCCTCGGTCAGCGCGCCGAAGATGTCGCCGGTGCCCTCGTTGATGCCGCCGTTCTCGTTGCCGGAGCCGGCGCCGCCCGGGGTGGTCTGGAAGATGGCGTGGCCGTACTCGTGCGCCACCACGTCGATCGGCGTGGCCTGGCGCTGGTTGTCCTGGCTGTGGCCGAAGTTGGTGTAGCTGCCGTTCCAGAACGCGTTGACGTCGGCGAGGCCGACGCGGGCCGGGAAGCCGCCGCCGCTGCCGTTGATGCCGTTGCGGTTCAGCCAGTCGCGGAGCATGTCCCACTCGCGCTGCACCGCGTACAGGGCGTCGACGCAGGCGGTCTCCAGGTTCGTGCCGGACCCGGTGCCCCAGGAGTCGGTGCTCTTGGTGTAGGCGGAGCCGTTCTGGCCGCCGCAGCGGATGCCGCTGCGCGTGGTGTCGGTCATCGAGTACGAGCTGCCGGAGCCGCTCGTCTGGATGGTGACCTGGCCGTTGTAGTAGCCGTTGCCCGTGCCGGCGCGCACCTCGTCGTAGGAGTCGGCGATCTCGCCGGTGCGGGCGTCCACGAAGACGTGCTGGACGCTGGGCTTGCCGGAGGCGATGCCCGCGACCGTGGCCTCCCAGGCCAGGCGGTGCTGACCGCCCCAGGCCAGCACGACGAGGCGGGGCGCGCGGCTGTCGTCCACCCGGTCCAGCCGGGTCTTCGCGGTCTCCAGCGCCTTGTCGGCGCTGACCGTGGCCTTGGTGGCCAGGCCGGTGGTGGCGCCGCTCGCGGAGACGGTGTCCTTGACCCGGCCGGCCGAGTCGGTGACCACGACCGCGTCTCCGCCGATCACGGGCAGGCCCTTGTAGGTCCGCTCGTAGGTCGCGTAGAACGAGCCGCCCACGCCGGGTGTCACGGCGGTGCGGCGGAACACCTCGTCGGCGCCTCTGCGGAGGTCGTCCAACTGGCTGGCCACGGCCTTGTCGGCCGCCGAGGTGGCGAGCTGGAGGGGGTCGGCGGCCAGGGGGGTGGCCGTGAACCCGGGTGGGGGCTTGGCGGCTGCGGGGGTCGCGGGCGCCGCGACGGCCACGACGGCCAGACCTGCGGTGACCGCGAACAGAGCTCTGCGCCTCATGCGCGAATTCCTTTCTGTGCCTCCCGGAGCCCGCGTGTTTCGCCGTGTACGCGGGCAGCGGTCGTCACGACGCCGGACGTCGTCGGCCGGCGAGTGAATGGATCTTGGGGGGTGATGAGACAGAGACGATGCGCGTCCGCCGGGTTTGTTTGGGGGGTGAACGGCCGAGGCGGGCCGTGGCCGGCGGAGTGAATCCGGGTGGAGTGGCTGTCAGGGCGGGGGGTTGGGGGGTGTCTCCACAGCGTTCCTTACTCCGCTCACGCGGCCGGGTGAACTCGCTTGTGCGAGACGCTAGGGGTCGCCTACGGATCTGAACATCCGTAGAGGCATCCGTACATGTACGGAAAAATGGATTGAACGTAGGTCAACAACGGGGTGCTAATTGAGTGGATGTATCGCTTGATGTGGTCAAAGATGCGGAGCGGCAGGGTCCGTAGGGCCCGGGCCGTGTCACCGGGGGTGCGTGTGATCGATCCGAGGGACCGGCCGGACGTCGCGGACATGCCCGTCCGCAGGCTCGGAGTCGACGACCTGCGCGACTGCCTGCTCCTCGCCATCGACAGGAAGTGGCTGCCTGAGGAGGCCAAGTGGCGGCTGCTGTTCGAGGTCGGCGAGGTCTACGGCATCGACGCCCCCGAGGGCGGCCTCGCGGGCACCGTCGTGCTCGCCCGCTACGGGCCCCGCCTCGGCGCGGTCAGCATGGTCCTGGTGGCCACCCGGTACGGCCGCATGGGGCTCGGCCACCGGCTCATGCGCCACCTCATCCGCCAGGCCGGCGGCGCCACGCTGTTCCTGACGGCCACCGAGTACGGCAGAGGGCTGTACGAGAAGCTCGGCTTCACCGCGGCCGGCACGGTCGTCACCCACATCGGGCACCTGCGGCCCGAACCGGAGGACTTCAAGCAGGACGGCATCCGCCCCGCCCGCGAGGCCGACCTGGCGGCGATCGGCCGCCTGGACCTGCGCGCCTCCGGCGCGCCGCGCGCCGAGGTCATCCGCCGCCTGCCGCGCTTCGCCGAGCGGACCCGCGTCGCCGAGCGCGCCGGCGCGGTCACCGGCTTCGGCGCCGCGTGGCGCAACGTCGACAACGTCGTCGTCGGACCGGTGATCGCCGCGAGCACGGCCATGGCGCGTGCCCTCATCGCCGAGTTGACCGCCGACCTGCACGGCCCGGTGCGCCTGGACGTCGACACCCGGCACCA containing:
- a CDS encoding GNAT family N-acetyltransferase is translated as MIDPRDRPDVADMPVRRLGVDDLRDCLLLAIDRKWLPEEAKWRLLFEVGEVYGIDAPEGGLAGTVVLARYGPRLGAVSMVLVATRYGRMGLGHRLMRHLIRQAGGATLFLTATEYGRGLYEKLGFTAAGTVVTHIGHLRPEPEDFKQDGIRPAREADLAAIGRLDLRASGAPRAEVIRRLPRFAERTRVAERAGAVTGFGAAWRNVDNVVVGPVIAASTAMARALIAELTADLHGPVRLDVDTRHHALAGWIAARGAAPAFSTTLMTFGGDLPGDRARLYTPVMQALG